A genomic window from Scophthalmus maximus strain ysfricsl-2021 chromosome 17, ASM2237912v1, whole genome shotgun sequence includes:
- the smim22 gene encoding small integral membrane protein 22 isoform X2 yields the protein MDQKSLQQEFEDQFNDVVSRLQSKQLFQSDWDIASFAVFFIFIGMILLLVILVVIRCCCCCCCDDHKPRRRKVGVENMALEP from the exons ATGGATCAGAAGTCCCTCCAGCAGGAGTTTGAGGATCAGTTCAATGATGTGGTTTCCAGATTGCAGTCCAAGCAACTCTTCCAGTCTGACTGGGACATTGCTTCGTTCGcagtcttcttcatcttcatcg GTATGATTTTGCTGCTGGTCATCTTGGTTGTcatccgctgctgctgctgttgctgctgtgatgatcataag CCAAGAAGACGGAAGGTTGGCGTAGAGAACATGGCTCTGGAGCCCTGA
- the smim22 gene encoding small integral membrane protein 22 isoform X1, which produces MYPEMDQKSLQQEFEDQFNDVVSRLQSKQLFQSDWDIASFAVFFIFIGMILLLVILVVIRCCCCCCCDDHKPRRRKVGVENMALEP; this is translated from the exons atgtacccAGA AATGGATCAGAAGTCCCTCCAGCAGGAGTTTGAGGATCAGTTCAATGATGTGGTTTCCAGATTGCAGTCCAAGCAACTCTTCCAGTCTGACTGGGACATTGCTTCGTTCGcagtcttcttcatcttcatcg GTATGATTTTGCTGCTGGTCATCTTGGTTGTcatccgctgctgctgctgttgctgctgtgatgatcataag CCAAGAAGACGGAAGGTTGGCGTAGAGAACATGGCTCTGGAGCCCTGA